Below is a genomic region from Choristoneura fumiferana chromosome 30, NRCan_CFum_1, whole genome shotgun sequence.
gtccagccgttttagcgcgaaAGAGTATCTAATAAACGcaaacacaaacttttgcatgtATAATAAGATTAATAAGTATAAGTTATATTTGTGGTTATTTTATAAGGATTATGTTATATGttgaaattatacaattttgtaACTATACAAGGTTTTATTCATAATATAACTAGCGACTTGCCCCGGCTTTGCTCGGGTACAATTTccgtataagtacctacatcgtGATATCTTCGTTGACGTCAACTTAGAGCGCTTCCACATATACCGTAAAcagcttcaactttgccctctgacTCCAACATTGCCTGGTTGGTTAGAGTGgataacttagcactcgtaTAGGTTgcaaacttttatctacacgggaattattattatggggataaaagcttaaaaacataatatacaGGTGCTAAGTTATGACTAAATCAAATAGGGCAAtcttggggccagagggcaaagttgaagcagtttacggtacgcgTTTTTGCCGCGCGACTGTAGCGCTTCTAAGTCGCACTCGCACTGCAGAAGCGCGACTCGTATCTACAGCTGCAGCGCGACAGAAGCGCGACTGCAGCGCTCCGAGCTAGCGGTGGCAGATACTGTGAAGCGCGACTGCAGCGCTCCGAGCTAGCGGTGGCAGATACTGTGAAGCGCGACTGCAGCGCTCCGAGCTAGCGGTGGCAGATACTGTGAAGCGCGACTGCAGCGCTCCGAGCTAGCGGTGGCAGATACTGTGAAGCGCGACTGCAGCGCTCCGAGCTAGCGGTGGCAGATACTGTGAAGCGCGACTGCAGCTCTCCGAGCTAGCGGTGGCAGATACTGTGAAGCGCGACTGCAGCGCTCCGAGCTAGCGGTGTGCAGATACTGTGAAGCGCGACTGCAGCGCTCCGAGCTAGCGGTGGCAGATACTGTGAAGCGCGACTGCAGCTCTCCGAGCTAGCGGTGGCAGATACTGTGAAGCGCGACTGCAGCGCTCCGAGCTAGCGGTGGCAGATACTGTGAAGCGCGACTGCAGCTCTCCGAGCTAGCGGTGGCAGATACTGTGAAGCGCGACTGCAGCGCTCCGAGCTAGCGGTGGCAGATACTGTGAAGCGCGACTGCAGCGCTCCGAGCTAGCGGTGGCAGATACTGTGAAGCGCGACTGCAGCTCTCCGAGCTAGCGGTGGCAGATACTGTGAAGCGCGACTGCAGCGCTCCGAGCTAGCGGTGGCAGATACTGTGAAGCGAGCGGCTGTCGCTAGCGCCGGCGTCGCGACTGCCGCACTACAGCCGCTGTAATGTGAAGGGATTCGCTGTGCAGCACTACAGTCGCGCGACAAAAACGCCTATGTGAAAGTGCACTTACTCTTACATTTCATCATTTATTGGCATCAATGATTAGGTTTTTACTGGCGAAACTTATCTAACAGTTGTAAggcaaaaggaaaaaacaagtctacacaagggcgtcgccagccgATGGCCCAGGGGGGGAGCTGCCCATCCCTGCCCCCCTGCCCCCCAaggcacattaacttatatattaagaagtgttctatcagaaaacatttttaattttcattcaatttttatggaataatcgagaaaaactaacaaaaatgcaacgttgccagctcagcaggaataaacgctcttaatcaaaaaagtttttgaaaaaccttactatcttttaaaaagagctgtcgaactatgtgccacacgttgatgcgagttaaaaaaaacttttttcaatttctgttacgtgtatggagtgcccccctataaatatttatttttgtaatttaactacaaaactaaatagcggcttcgacaagacatctgtactctaaatttcattgatgtacatcttgtagttttcgagtaaaatgactgtgacatacggacgaacggacagacagacggacttgacgaaactataagggttccgtttttgccattttggctccggaaccctaaaaacactcgcttttcactacTTGCTGGCAGTGGGCCTAGTGCCTAAGGATTGTGcgttgtattatattgtttattatCTATTCGTTAGGCCACACGATGCTTTCGATCCAGTCCACGTAACTGGACACGCGTGTGTAGATCGCAGGACGTCCGCTCTCGGCGCACTTCCGGCCGAAGGAAGTGATGCCCATGATGCGGAAGATGCACTGGTTGTCTCTGGATGCCACCTGGAGGGGGGATCCTGAGTCGCCCTGGGGATCAAAAAGGGGTTAGGTAAATGGGTGGCAAAAGATGCACTGGTTGTTGCGGGACGCCACTTGGAGAGGGGATCAAAAGGTGttcgatatgtcggcggccgatcgtaaaatccgccagatcacgaaattcctaggcatatcgtgaaatgccgccaattcatgaattggctaagggacatccgccatatcgttcataactcaccgtttagcgatttgcctagtgacgtttaggcagatcatgaaattcctaggcatatcatgaagcgccgccatttcatgatttggccagtttaggcagatcatgaaattcctaggcatatcatgaaactaGGCATTAGGcattcacgcgctaaacaaacacgggcggtcagctggtcacggccgccattgcatacgcagcgccaccagtggccaaataagaaactattttacgatgtgcccggtatagagctaggaatatcgacgaatgcgttgctctaatcgatctgccgtattatttctcaggcacatcgtgatatgcctggccaacgtttaggcatatcatgaaatggcggcgtttcacgatatgcctaggaatttcgtgatctggcggattttacgatcggccgccgacagatacagcgccatctatagttcatctgctgaactagatagcttgctaattaatcaaaatgatcgatgcccgttgacattcatgaacctcagcagttacaaaataaaacacaaaatgtggtggcgctagtatcgcgcatcaatataaataaggtttttaagtttgtttgtcactgttcCATTGCAATCGGCTTCGGAGTAAAAAGTCCAAAAAACCAACCGGTCTCTCATTACGGGCACCCAACTTTACAAAAGGGTTTAGTTAACTTAGTGGCATGAAATTGTTCATTATTACCAGGGTCAGCTTAGCTATCCAGGCGTCCCGGGCGAGTCAAGCTTTCGGCGCCCTTTTAGATACAAGCGACAAATACAAGTGACTCTTTCAAATATTTCGAGAAAGTGCTAATGTTATGATGAATTCGCAAATTATTTATGATAAGTGAACTCATATCTAGGTATTCTAATCATTCTATTCTAATCTAATCATAATAGGCTAAggttttttttgatattataaAAAGTTATATCCATGGTAATGAAAGTATCCGTAAATGAAATAATTCTATTGGTTCTTGACAAACACATTCTTTGCACgtctttggtggaaacacagcttaAAGCCAGCACTGTGCGTACCCGGCAGGGGCGTGGcatcagatatttccgtggtaaagccgaaagatcgcttacatctttcacaAATCCTGTATGCCCCATTGACCTATTTTTAattcccgacgcaaaaagaggggtgttataagtttgacagctatgtgtgtcagtctgtggcaccgtagctcttaaacggatggaccgattagaatgcgttttttttatttgaaagcaggttttctagcgatgtttcgtagacatgttttatcaaaatcggttcagccgtttttgagatattgaattttgaagtgtcaaagtcggggttttcaaactttttgtagGTAGGTTATGAGCATATTAGGCAAGCCGATACGAATAGGGTTATATGAACGTTTCGCCTCTGGTACCTACCTGGCAAGTGTCCTTCCCCCCGCGCAGCTCCCCCGCGCACAGCTGTGTGGGCGCGAAGCCCTGCCAGTTCCTGTTGCGGGTGTTGGCCAGCAGCCGATCGCAGTGCGCGCTGTCCAGGAGGGAGAGGGACACCTTCTGCAGCTCTTTTGCTGTCTCTTTCGTGCCTGAGTCACAAAACATAGTTTTTTAAGTCCTGACGGACACACCCACAAAAATTGCATACATATCGCAGAACGCAACTAATATAAAGAGGATCCAATTGGTAAATATTTTACGCGAATGATTTATGTTCCAACTATTTCATgtggacgaacgatttttttttctgaaaatgtaaACTAACATATTTCAGGGTTATCTtgtagaaccctataggttaggttacattttacaagctattatttagtttcacctgtcccgttgtctgtctgtctgtctgtaatcaaatcttgcaagttaaatttgaccaacttccagtagtcagattgccttgaaatttgtaatacttatgtaaatcgcgtgacaatacaataatctagtagtgacatcctggtagtccaacCAGGATCGTcgccgcaggacggaactcttcgacggttaatagcatcgacttgaaatttggtatgtaaatgtagtgtgggtgacaatgcaagtacagtcaacaaaaagtacagtcagtaaaaaagcttgtattaaaaaaatggttaggttattttatattagaaacaGTTTAAAAAACGTACCTACGTCACATAAcataatgaaacaaaacaattgtTTTGCTTGCCATAGGTATGTCTTAGCGCAAAATTCTAACCATAAAATTATTGTTCATCGGTCCACCTAGTGGcaggcagcagggctactaagaaactcgaagttcgtatcgtaccgtccctctcgctctcgtattaaatagtataagtgtcaaagggactgcacgacacgaacttcgagtttcgtagtagccctgcaggcccgcGTCTTCTGATTCATAGTCGTATTCGAGAATCCGTCTCCTCCAATGGTAATGTTTTTCAAGCGATgaggccggcccattgccacttcaacttacatacttttccagctatgtcgacGACTTTAGTTCTCCGACGAATTCCCGTATTCCGTATTCTATCGCGCAAACCTCCATGGCTcactccatagctcgttgcgagAGAGGCCAACATGCCAACAGGTTTACTATTATAAAGCTTACGTGTGTTAACGACGCCCCAGCCGGTGGCCAGGGCTTGGGAGTAGTTGTCGAGGTCATTCCTCCGCCACAGGCACGCGGGCCGCACCGCCTTGCTGAGGTCCACATCAGCAGCTAGCTCCAACAGCGCTATGTCGTTGTAGCGGCGGGGGGGCTTGTAGTCGGGGTGCTTCTTGATAGACTTTATTGGTACCTGGAGATAGTGGACTTTTAGGGAGTTAAGTCATGGTGGTAgacttttttttgacattcataagtgcttgttatagcctaaatacggtatttgactgttttgtatatgttttataaattaaaaattcacaatgccttttatcgaatagagaaacaatttttaagctacctttacaaataacaaagttatatatCGAGATTAGAAAGacaaagacatactggcatgtgacgtcacacgccagtaccgccatacttgttgcatcgagaaaagcgtttgagaaagagacaggtatacagatttttcaaaaaatcactataaatccaattttcaaccgatttaaattttctcttcgctaaacactctatattttcagaataatattaagatatggcaaattaaggagttgtcaaataccgtattgaataaagatattttgactgactttggtCGTCATAGCCTAGTGGCCTGGCTCCACGAACTCAATGGATaagttgctctgaagatgatcATGGTGGAGTTCGAAACAGTGGCGTAACGTGCCTTATCCccgtataaaaatatttgggAGCCTTGCCCCTTATGAAGGATAAAGATTtctcacaaaagaaaaaaaaatgtttgcacaaaattaaaagaaatatttaatcatcataattatctatCTGTCactttttccaaaaaaaatacaaactctTACGCACGTCGGGGGCCCCCGTGGCCCGGGGGCTCCGTATAATTGATACTGCAGATACGGCGGTAGCTATAGGTACGCCCCTGGTGCGAAACGGGTCAGCGTAGTGCAGTTGGGTTGGTATGATGTGTTTGTGTTATTAGAGCGTGGAGGTGATGGTGCTGCATGTACACATgtcgcatagacgtagctacggtaaagtcgcgggtgagcaaagtaattgtttgtacagtcaccagcactgcagctctggttacagggctacggcacatgctgagctgagtccttttggcatcacactacagcacaatatctcttattttcctctcttctcctatttatgtttttactgtgtttttgttgtgatgtagtgtgtttttcttgtcaataaatgttgtgagtttgagtttgagtttcagcattcatatctgccaaaaatatctacacgtctttccggccctagaaatagagtcgtatcagatatttatgcacgcttgtagtgtcagatattggtgctggtgactgtacctagttcattgttatttatttacttccgcaaagtaatgcctgattcaacaAATACTAGGCAAGCccagcgtaggacgtctaccaacgagatgacctggttaaagccgcagtttcacggtggatgcaggccgctgccaaccgaagcaactggaggtctatgggggaggcctatgtccaacagtggacgtcctacggctgagatgatgatgatgagtattcAGAGTGTTGGACCCAAACTCTTGGACTTACCTCAACTGGGGTAGCTCCGTCTTGTACTGAAGGGTCGATATTCTGGTCCCCAAGTCTCACGATGGCCGGTGTGGGCTCGCGAGCGCTGGGGTCCCTGGtgcagtgcccagcagtgagcaCGAAGCGGGGGCTGATGAGCGCCCCTCCACACTTGAAGGAGTACGTGTCTTCGAAATTCACCCAGCCTATTGCAGCCtggaatggaaataaattatacaatggATTATTTGTTGTAGGTAAGGTACACAGTCGATCCATTTAAGAATAacaataagaatggtttattggctgattTAATTCCTGACCCGCCGTAGAGCGCTCTCACAGTATagtcgttccaatcgtttatttaacttttgacagatcacgcacgtgaagtattacaataattttcggtacaatACCATACTTCATGGATGGGTACCGCCCACTTAGTGATGTGCCATTCATAATGAATGAccatagactataaaaaccgttttgaagtaaatcgattttataaataacgtTATAACGCAATATCAAtgaattaccaagtatcaccgataaaAGGTTCCCCTACATTAACCTTTTcaccgccacgtcaaatacaaaagacatcacccatacgccaggcttcgaTATTGTAATGTCTAAAATttaaccttaacacaattgaacgaaggttgcttttgtaTTGAAGTAATTtacgtatatataggtcgttg
It encodes:
- the LOC141444843 gene encoding venom protease-like isoform X1, producing the protein MNMKVFKVVIFCAFIFFQDVLTQNNVGDQCVDQYTNTLGRCEIATRCESARQDFQQNGIRPTFCSQSFETAVVCCRDGGSILQTAPPLTQKNGNRPVWGGNNQRDTRPVSERKCEEYSRGVVQTVGFVPLVPDPEAMSISASKCDYVGVELIVGGENAQLGEFPHMAAIGWVNFEDTYSFKCGGALISPRFVLTAGHCTRDPSAREPTPAIVRLGDQNIDPSVQDGATPVEVPIKSIKKHPDYKPPRRYNDIALLELAADVDLSKAVRPACLWRRNDLDNYSQALATGWGVVNTRTKETAKELQKVSLSLLDSAHCDRLLANTRNRNWQGFAPTQLCAGELRGGKDTCQGDSGSPLQVASRDNQCIFRIMGITSFGRKCAESGRPAIYTRVSSYVDWIESIVWPNE
- the LOC141444843 gene encoding venom protease-like isoform X2, whose translation is MGDQCVDQYTNTLGRCEIATRCESARQDFQQNGIRPTFCSQSFETAVVCCRDGGSILQTAPPLTQKNGNRPVWGGNNQRDTRPVSERKCEEYSRGVVQTVGFVPLVPDPEAMSISASKCDYVGVELIVGGENAQLGEFPHMAAIGWVNFEDTYSFKCGGALISPRFVLTAGHCTRDPSAREPTPAIVRLGDQNIDPSVQDGATPVEVPIKSIKKHPDYKPPRRYNDIALLELAADVDLSKAVRPACLWRRNDLDNYSQALATGWGVVNTRTKETAKELQKVSLSLLDSAHCDRLLANTRNRNWQGFAPTQLCAGELRGGKDTCQGDSGSPLQVASRDNQCIFRIMGITSFGRKCAESGRPAIYTRVSSYVDWIESIVWPNE